In one window of Buchnera aphidicola (Schlechtendalia chinensis) DNA:
- the aroE gene encoding shikimate dehydrogenase, giving the protein MTLKKHLNEFSVFGNPINHTKSPYIHQLFSIQTNIVHNYDYTFVPINKFHTCVINFFSSIGIGANVTIPFKEEAFLISDTLTKHAQFSRSVNTLKKLKNGKIIGDNTDGRGILYDLRRLKFIKSCDNVLVIGSGGAARGIIFSLLSYGCNIFVFNRTIDRAKKLVSYFKKFGSIFHILDIDYKNIKFNVVINTIANIKSNNFWNTIASLIKKNVYCYDINYSEKNNYTTFLSWCKKQGALFLSDGIGMLVSQAAYSFLFWHGIFPKIEPVILRFR; this is encoded by the coding sequence GTGACTCTTAAAAAACATTTGAACGAATTTTCAGTTTTTGGAAATCCTATTAATCACACTAAATCTCCTTATATTCATCAATTGTTTTCTATCCAAACTAATATTGTTCATAACTATGATTATACATTTGTACCTATAAATAAGTTTCATACATGTGTCATTAACTTTTTTTCGAGTATAGGAATTGGGGCTAACGTCACTATTCCATTTAAGGAAGAAGCATTTTTGATTTCGGATACATTAACTAAACATGCTCAATTTTCAAGGTCGGTCAATACTTTAAAAAAATTAAAAAATGGGAAAATTATAGGAGATAATACAGATGGAAGAGGAATTTTGTATGATTTAAGGCGTTTAAAATTTATAAAATCTTGTGACAATGTTTTGGTAATAGGTTCTGGAGGTGCTGCTCGTGGAATAATTTTTTCACTATTATCTTATGGTTGCAATATTTTTGTTTTTAATAGAACTATTGATAGAGCTAAAAAATTAGTTAGTTATTTCAAAAAATTTGGTTCTATTTTTCATATTTTAGATATAGATTATAAAAATATAAAATTTAATGTAGTAATTAACACTATTGCTAATATAAAATCCAACAATTTTTGGAATACTATTGCATCTTTAATAAAAAAAAATGTTTATTGTTACGATATTAATTATTCTGAAAAAAATAATTATACTACTTTTCTTTCGTGGTGTAAAAAACAAGGTGCGTTATTTTTATCTGACGGTATTGGTATGTTAGTCAGTCAGGCTGCTTATTCTTTTTTATTTTGGCATGGTATTTTTCCTAAAATTGAACCAGTTATTTTAAGATTTCGATAG
- the rpsD gene encoding 30S ribosomal protein S4, translated as MAKYLGPKLKLSRREGTDLFLKSGIRAIESKCKLEQFPGQHGSKKSRVSDYGMQLREKQKVRRLYGILESQFHNYYKRAVRLKGNTGENLLILLECRLDNVVYRMGFGATRYEARQLVSHKSILVNNNIVNIPSYQVSLRDIISICKKSHKQTRIKAALELSEQREKPSWIEINTSKMEGIFKKVPDRSDLSSEINEHLIIEFYSK; from the coding sequence GTGGCAAAGTATTTAGGACCGAAATTAAAATTATCCCGTCGAGAAGGAACAGATTTATTTTTAAAATCTGGGATTCGAGCAATAGAATCTAAATGTAAATTGGAACAATTTCCAGGTCAACATGGTTCTAAAAAATCACGTGTTTCAGATTATGGTATGCAATTGCGAGAAAAGCAAAAAGTTCGTCGTTTGTATGGAATTTTAGAATCACAATTTCATAACTATTATAAACGTGCTGTAAGATTAAAAGGTAACACAGGGGAAAATTTATTAATTCTTTTAGAATGTCGTTTAGATAACGTAGTGTATAGAATGGGGTTTGGCGCTACAAGATATGAAGCACGTCAGTTGGTAAGTCATAAATCTATTTTAGTGAATAATAATATAGTAAATATTCCATCTTATCAAGTTTCTCTTAGAGACATTATTAGCATTTGTAAAAAATCACACAAACAAACTCGTATCAAGGCAGCTTTAGAATTGTCAGAACAGCGTGAAAAGCCCTCTTGGATAGAGATTAATACGTCTAAAATGGAAGGTATATTTAAGAAGGTTCCTGATCGTTCTGACTTGTCTTCGGAAATCAATGAACATTTAATTATCGAGTTTTACTCTAAATGA
- the rplQ gene encoding 50S ribosomal protein L17 yields the protein MRHRKIGRKFNRNRSHVKAMLNNMACALLNYEVIKTTVIKAKELRRIVEPLITRSKISSIANRRLIFSKIRNNNIVFKLFNDLGPHFLNRLGGYTRILKCGYRCGDKAPMAYIQLIDRLKDKNRDMSKKIK from the coding sequence ATGAGACATAGAAAAATTGGTAGAAAGTTTAATAGAAATCGTTCTCATGTTAAAGCTATGTTAAATAATATGGCATGTGCATTGTTAAATTATGAAGTTATAAAGACAACAGTAATTAAAGCAAAAGAATTGCGCCGTATAGTAGAACCTTTAATAACGCGATCTAAAATAAGTTCTATTGCTAATAGGCGTTTAATTTTTTCTAAAATTAGAAATAATAATATAGTATTTAAGTTGTTTAACGATTTAGGTCCACATTTTTTAAATAGATTAGGTGGTTATACTCGAATATTGAAATGTGGCTATCGATGCGGTGATAAAGCACCTATGGCATATATTCAATTGATAGATAGATTAAAAGACAAAAATCGAGATATGTCTAAAAAAATAAAATAA
- the rpsK gene encoding 30S ribosomal protein S11, giving the protein MVKKDSIRVKKRIKKQILDGVAHIHASFNNTIVAISDRQGNVLGWATAGGSGFRGSRKSTPFAAQVAAERCSELVKEYGIKNLEVMVKGPGPGRESTIRALNAAGFRITNITDVTPIPHNGCRPPKRRRV; this is encoded by the coding sequence ATGGTTAAAAAAGATTCAATTCGTGTTAAAAAACGTATTAAAAAACAGATATTAGATGGTGTAGCTCATATTCATGCTTCTTTTAACAATACTATTGTAGCTATCAGTGATAGACAAGGAAATGTTTTAGGATGGGCTACTGCAGGAGGTTCTGGATTTCGAGGATCGAGAAAATCTACTCCGTTTGCAGCACAAGTAGCTGCTGAACGTTGTTCAGAATTGGTAAAGGAGTATGGCATTAAAAATTTAGAAGTAATGGTAAAAGGTCCTGGACCAGGAAGAGAATCAACTATTAGAGCTTTGAATGCTGCTGGTTTTCGAATTACCAATATTACTGATGTTACTCCTATTCCACATAATGGTTGTCGTCCACCTAAAAGACGTCGGGTATAA
- the rpsM gene encoding 30S ribosomal protein S13, translating to MARIAGINIPDNKHVIVALTSIYGIGKKRSKLICALTKISENVKIKSLNEDEIELLRIEVSKFVVEGDLRREVNLNIKRLIDLGCYRGLRHRKNLPVRGQRTKTNARTRKGRRKLVKK from the coding sequence GTGGCGCGTATTGCAGGAATTAATATTCCAGATAACAAACATGTGATTGTTGCATTAACAAGCATTTATGGAATAGGGAAAAAAAGATCTAAGCTCATTTGTGCTTTAACTAAAATTTCAGAGAACGTTAAGATAAAGAGTTTAAATGAAGATGAAATAGAACTATTAAGAATCGAAGTATCGAAATTTGTAGTTGAAGGTGATCTTAGAAGAGAAGTAAATTTAAATATAAAACGGTTGATAGATCTCGGTTGTTATCGTGGTTTGCGTCATCGAAAAAACCTTCCAGTTCGGGGGCAAAGAACAAAAACTAATGCTCGAACTAGGAAAGGGCGTCGAAAGTTGGTAAAAAAGTAG
- a CDS encoding Sua5/YciO/YrdC/YwlC family protein, which translates to MEINSASLFKCVNVLRNNDIIAYPTESVFGLGCNPHNKNAIMKLLNLKKRIQSKGLILVASHYNQVKSYISERDLSFQNKSILLKTYLVPITFLVPAKSCVPFWLTGKSKFLAIRISSHFFIKKLCNEFGTAIVSTSANYSGSKPCKTHAEVIKNFGKNIPIFHGKLGNSQNPSKIINLISGELIRDS; encoded by the coding sequence ATGGAGATAAATAGTGCATCATTATTTAAATGTGTTAATGTATTAAGAAATAACGATATTATTGCTTATCCAACAGAGTCAGTATTTGGACTTGGTTGCAATCCTCATAATAAAAACGCAATAATGAAATTGTTAAATTTGAAGAAAAGAATTCAGAGTAAAGGATTGATATTAGTAGCATCTCATTACAATCAAGTTAAATCGTATATTTCTGAACGAGATTTATCTTTTCAAAATAAAAGTATATTACTGAAAACTTATTTAGTTCCTATTACTTTTTTAGTACCTGCAAAATCTTGTGTACCATTTTGGTTAACTGGAAAATCAAAATTTTTAGCAATTAGAATTAGTTCTCATTTTTTTATAAAAAAACTATGTAATGAATTTGGAACAGCTATAGTATCTACAAGTGCTAATTACTCTGGTTCTAAACCATGCAAAACTCATGCGGAAGTTATAAAAAATTTTGGAAAAAATATTCCAATATTTCATGGAAAATTAGGGAATAGTCAGAATCCTTCTAAGATTATAAATCTTATTAGTGGAGAATTAATACGTGACTCTTAA
- the def gene encoding peptide deformylase: MSILKILKYPDDRLRIVAKPIEKVTKSVQKIVNNMFETMHSEDGIGLAATQVNVHLQIIVINNIPELKNPMTLINPKIVKTSGKISIQEGCLSISNYKALIPRSSDIVVTALNYFGEKIKIQASSLLAICIQHEIDHLIGKLLIDYKKDLNSNILPKVF, encoded by the coding sequence ATGTCTATACTGAAAATACTAAAGTATCCAGATGACCGTCTTCGAATCGTTGCTAAACCTATTGAAAAGGTAACTAAATCAGTGCAAAAAATCGTTAACAATATGTTTGAAACTATGCATTCTGAAGATGGAATCGGATTAGCTGCTACTCAAGTTAACGTTCATTTACAAATTATAGTAATTAATAATATTCCAGAACTAAAAAACCCAATGACATTAATAAATCCTAAAATTGTAAAAACTAGCGGGAAAATAAGTATACAAGAAGGATGTTTGTCTATTTCAAATTACAAAGCATTAATACCTAGATCATCTGATATTGTTGTAACTGCTCTAAATTACTTTGGAGAAAAAATTAAAATACAAGCCAGTTCTCTTTTAGCAATTTGCATACAACACGAAATCGATCACTTAATTGGAAAATTGCTAATAGATTACAAAAAAGATCTAAACAGTAATATTTTACCAAAAGTATTCTAA
- a CDS encoding DNA-directed RNA polymerase subunit alpha: protein MQNFINGFLKPRLVDVKHISVTHTEITIEPLERGFGHTLGNALRRILLSSMPGCAVTEVEIEGVLHEYSTKEGIKEDIIEILLNLKGLAVKLYGKNQIVLTLKKSGIGAVTASDIEHNSDVEIINPNHIICHLTYDNVSIIMRIKIEKGRGYVTAASRMGIIDREHSIGKLLVDACYSPIERIVYNVEAARVAQRTDLDKLIIEMETNGTIDPEEAIRRAATILSNQLEAFVDLKDVREPEIQEKKPEFDPVLLRSVDDLELTVRSANCLKTESIHYIGDLVQKTEVELLKTPNLGKKSLTEIKDVLAARSLSLGMRLDNWPPISILDD, encoded by the coding sequence ATGCAAAATTTTATAAATGGGTTTTTGAAACCGAGGTTAGTAGACGTTAAGCATATTAGTGTTACGCATACTGAAATTACTATTGAGCCATTAGAGCGTGGTTTTGGACATACTTTAGGTAATGCTTTGCGTAGAATTTTGTTATCTTCTATGCCAGGTTGTGCAGTAACAGAAGTGGAAATTGAAGGAGTACTTCATGAGTATAGTACTAAAGAGGGAATAAAAGAAGATATTATCGAAATTTTGCTAAATTTAAAAGGATTAGCAGTAAAATTATACGGAAAAAATCAAATTGTTTTAACTTTAAAAAAATCAGGTATAGGGGCAGTAACAGCATCAGATATTGAACATAATAGCGATGTTGAAATTATTAATCCTAATCATATAATTTGTCACTTAACTTATGACAATGTTTCTATAATAATGAGAATTAAAATAGAAAAAGGGAGAGGTTATGTAACTGCTGCTTCTAGGATGGGAATAATAGATAGAGAACATTCTATAGGAAAATTGTTAGTAGATGCATGCTATAGTCCAATTGAAAGAATTGTATATAATGTAGAAGCTGCTAGGGTTGCACAGAGAACTGATTTAGATAAGTTAATTATAGAAATGGAAACGAATGGTACTATCGATCCTGAAGAAGCTATTCGTCGTGCCGCTACAATTTTATCAAATCAGTTAGAAGCGTTTGTAGATTTAAAAGATGTGCGTGAACCAGAAATTCAAGAAAAAAAACCTGAATTTGATCCAGTTTTATTGCGGTCAGTAGATGATTTAGAATTAACAGTACGGTCTGCAAATTGTTTAAAAACAGAATCAATACATTATATTGGAGATTTAGTTCAAAAAACTGAAGTAGAATTGCTTAAAACACCTAATTTAGGGAAAAAATCTTTAACTGAGATTAAGGATGTTTTAGCAGCACGGAGTTTGTCTTTAGGTATGCGTTTAGACAATTGGCCTCCTATAAGTATTTTAGACGATTAA
- the fmt gene encoding methionyl-tRNA formyltransferase: MKHSKLLKIIFAGTPDFSAKHLIQIIRAKYKIVGVLTKTDKPSGRGKLILESPVKKIAKKHKIPIFQPEIENITQLHTQLYELHADLMIVVSYGLILPENILNMFPLGCINVHASLLPRWRGATPIQSAILYGDSITGISIIKMEKGVDTGKILCSSSCKIKNTDTSASLQDKLSIISYKTTLLALKMLSLSYDHYVSQSKLITYSSKIKKQDAQLNWSKDAIILERCIRAFNPWPISFFKIDNKLIRVWKANVIMQYHNNIYKEGEIILINKNGLQIQTKRNVLNIIKLQLPGKTIMHAHNLKNFKKKFLIPRVQLV, encoded by the coding sequence ATGAAACATTCAAAACTACTAAAAATTATTTTTGCAGGAACACCTGATTTTTCTGCTAAGCATTTAATACAAATAATTCGTGCCAAATACAAAATTGTTGGAGTTCTTACGAAAACAGACAAACCTTCTGGAAGAGGAAAATTAATACTAGAATCTCCTGTAAAAAAAATTGCTAAAAAACATAAAATACCTATTTTTCAACCAGAAATTGAAAACATAACACAATTACATACCCAATTATATGAACTTCATGCCGATTTAATGATAGTAGTTTCATATGGATTAATCCTTCCAGAAAACATACTAAACATGTTTCCATTAGGGTGTATTAATGTACATGCATCTTTATTACCTAGATGGAGAGGAGCAACTCCAATACAATCCGCAATTCTATACGGAGATTCAATAACAGGTATAAGTATTATAAAGATGGAAAAAGGTGTTGATACTGGAAAAATATTATGTTCCTCATCTTGCAAAATTAAAAATACTGATACTAGTGCAAGTTTACAAGATAAACTTAGTATTATAAGTTATAAAACAACACTGCTAGCACTAAAAATGCTATCATTAAGTTATGATCATTATGTTTCACAAAGCAAACTAATAACTTATTCTAGTAAAATAAAAAAACAGGATGCACAACTAAATTGGTCAAAAGATGCAATTATTCTAGAAAGATGCATACGAGCTTTTAATCCATGGCCAATAAGCTTTTTTAAAATAGATAACAAACTAATTAGAGTTTGGAAAGCTAATGTTATTATGCAATATCATAACAACATATACAAAGAAGGAGAAATAATATTAATTAATAAAAATGGGTTACAGATACAAACTAAAAGAAATGTACTTAATATCATAAAGTTACAACTTCCCGGAAAAACAATAATGCATGCACACAATTTAAAAAATTTTAAAAAAAAATTTTTAATTCCAAGAGTGCAATTAGTTTAA